One window from the genome of Vicia villosa cultivar HV-30 ecotype Madison, WI unplaced genomic scaffold, Vvil1.0 ctg.000131F_1_1_1, whole genome shotgun sequence encodes:
- the LOC131624452 gene encoding L10-interacting MYB domain-containing protein-like, whose amino-acid sequence MKNNSYRVHFAAPGSSSTRPATSSVAPTSVGAPASSSVAPAHSSSVAPAGAPAVAAQMATNVDISDSKLWPDFVTKVFIDIMVDEVTKGNMPNGVFHNRTWTSMTTRLSCITSRSFKAGQLKAKMHRLRAMYREFYSLLQNTGFGWNAETNTVTASEEVWRNYLKVHDKASQFQKKGCDHYKLLEMIFNKNNATGVLHHSSTQDPPNTDEENELDNQYLNNGSASHVRVDNDSSDDDLHEVEHITRSGKKQVQVRSRKESTSHMMGEALSAWAKASLAKAERYRDRSVEATSRVTSDCSLTKCVAILDEMEDIAHDVYGKALEKFMNPDWREVFIAMSLERKRGWVLRL is encoded by the exons ATGAAGAACAACAGCTATCGTGTCCATTTTGCTGCGCCAGGCTCTTCCTCGACCAGGCCTGCCACTTCCTCAGTTGCGCCTACTTCTGTTGGTGCGCCTGCCTCTTCCTCAGTTGCACCTGCACACTCTTCCTCAGTTGCACCTGCTGGTGCGCCTGCCGTTGCTGCACAG ATGGCAACTAATGTTGACATTAGTGACTCAAAGCTTTGGCCTGATTTTGTAACTAAAGTTTTCATTGACATTATGGTTGATGAAGTTACAAAAGGAAATATGCCAAATGGTGTGTTTCATAATAGAACATGGACCTCAATGACTACTAGGTTGAGTTGTATAACTAGTCGATCATTCAAAGCTGGACAACTAAAGGCAAAAATGCATAGGCTGCGAGCTATGTATCGTGAGTTCTATTCCCTCTTGCAAAATACTGGATTTGGGTGGAATGCTGAAACCAACACAGTTACTGCTAGTGAAGAGGTCTGGAGAAATTATCTGAAG GTACATGATAAAGCTTCTCAATTTCAAAAGAAAGGGTGTGATCATTATAAGTTGTTGGAGATGATATTCAACAAAAATAATGCAACTGGAGTacttcatcactcatctacccaaGATCCACCAAATACTGATGAAGAAAATGAGCTTGACAATCAATACCTTAACAATGGGAGTGCGAGTCATGTACGTGTTGATAATGATAGTTCAGATGATGATCTACATGAAGTGGAGCACATCACACGTAGTGGAAAGAAACAAGTTCAAGTACGATCCAGGAAAGAGTCTACATCACATATGATGGGAGAGGCACTTTCAGCATGGGCTAAAGCATCTTTGGCAAAAGCTGAGAGGTATAGGGATAGGAGTGTGGAGGCTACTTCACGTGTAACATCAGACTGCTCTCTTACTAAGTGTGTGGCTATTCTAGATGAGATGGAAGACATTGCTCATGATGTATATGGAAAAGCTTTGGAAAAGTTTATGAATCCTGATTGGAGAGAAGTGTTCATCGCCATGTCTCTTGAGAGGAAACGTGGATGGGTACTTAGACTTTAA